The Leptospira ellinghausenii genome contains the following window.
CAAAAATTGCACTCAACATTGCAATAATTGGTATAATTCACCACCCGAAACATGGTATAACTGGCTTCCGTATGGGGCCTAACCTTCTCACGGAGGTAGCGGGCTACCATCTGGATTTTTAGAAAGTCTCCATCTTTGTATAAAACGAGAGCTTCACTAGGAGAGATTCGTTTGCCGTCCACTGCTTTGAGCAGGACAACATCGGCTGGGTCATTTGGGTTCAGGGAAAAAGAGGACAAGTTCATATCTCTACCTACTTGGACAGGAAATCTTCTGACATATCCCTGTAAAAACCGAATTTTCCTGGACATTGATTTTTCTATAGAAATCCTAGGAAATACCAAACACCTTAAGGGCATAAATATAAATGGATATCGGAAGAATTCTCTTTCACCTATTATTCACAGCTTTTTTCGTCGTGGCAAACGTAGTGTTTGTCCGCGCTATCCTTTACAGGCTCGGATTGATCTTCAACGGTCGTCCTGCATTTTTTAATGAAGATGCAAAAAAGAACCTAAACATCGGATTCCGTTTAAAAAGTTTTTTCCTAAACGTAATCTTACAAAAAAAGAACTTCCGTGAACCAATACGTGGGATCATGCACGCGTTTGTTTTTTATGGATTTATCGTCTATACGATCCATACAACAAGCCAAATGATCGCAGGTGTATTTGGATATGCAATGGAAGATCCTTACCAATTTGCACTTCCTAATTTCTTATTTGGTGAAGCAGCGAACCATATTTATGAACAAGCAGTCAACTACGTATCCATTTTAGTGTTAACTGGTCTTGGGTTTTTTGCTTGGAGACGTTGGATTAAAAAAGCCAAAGGTCTCGATGTTCACTCACCAGCTTCTGCCATCGTCATCAGTATGATTGCAACCCTAATGGTGACCACCTTACTTGGAAATGGTGCCAAAACGGTTGCAGCAACTTACTATACACATGCTGGATTCATTGATGGTTCGATTGGAAAACTTTGGGAATCGGTGGGAGTCGCAAACTCTTCTGCAGATATCGTTTTCCAAATTATGTGGTGGGGCCATATCATCACTGTATTCTCATTTATGTTGTATGTTCCTACTTCGAAACATGCTCACTTAATTTTTGCTCCCTTTAACTACTTCCTAGCAACTGACACTCCGAAAGGCCAACTCTCCAAACTCAATTTGGATGATGAAAATGCAGTTTGGGGATCCAACCGAGTGGAAGACTTCCCTTGGCCAAATCTACTTGACGGTATGTCATGTATTGAATGTGGACGATGCCAAGTGGAATGCCCTGCCAACAGGACTGGTAAAGTTTTAAATCCAAAAGCCATCATCGTGGAGCTCAAACACCAGATGTTGGAAAAAATGCCAGAAGTAGCAGCTGCACGTGCTGGTAAAACGCCAGAAGAAGCAGCTGAAGCAGTAGCAGCACTTGATACGGGAGTGATCAATTCTCACGAGGGCCTCAGTGAAGAAGCTCTTTGGGGATGTACAACTTGTTATGCGTGCGTAGAAGCATGCCCTGTTGGAAACAACCAAGTAAACGCCATCATTGAAATGCGCCGTCACTTAGTTCTTGCAGAATCCAAGATGAGCCCAGAACTCCAAAAAGCATTCACAAACATGGAAAACAATTCCAATCCATGGGGTGTTGGTGCACACACTCGTGCAGACTGGGCAGAAGGTTTAAATGTAAAAGTTCTTTCAGAAGCAGAAGACAAAAACGTAGACGTACTCTACTGGGTCGGTTGTGCGGGTGCTTTTGATGAAAGAAACAAAAAGATCTCTCGTGACTTCGTAAAAATCATGCAAAAAGCGGATGTAAACTTTGGTATCCTTGGAACAGAAGAAGGATGTTCGGGAGACTCGGCTCGCCGGGGTGGTAATGAATACCTCTACCAAACGCTAGCACAAACAAACGTGGACACGATCAACGGATACGGTATTAAAAAAATCGTAACTGCTTGCCCACACTGTTATAACACCATCAAAAACGAATACCCACAATTTGGTGGTAACTTCGAAGTCATCCACCACTCCGAATACATCAACCAACTTTCGAAGGAAGGTAAAATCGATGTGAAAGTGGCTGATGATGCAAACACTGGTAAGTATACTTACCACGATTCATGTTACATCGGACGTTATAACAACAATTACGACAACCCTCGTGATGTTGTGAAAAAAGTATCCGGTGGAAAAATTGAAGAAGCTGTCGACCATCACTCCAAAGGACTTTGTTGTGGTGCGGGTGGTGCTCAGTACTGGATGGAAGAACACGTGGATGAATCCAACCCAGAAAGTATGCGAGTCAATAGCAAACGTACAGGACAACTCCTCGATACAGGTGCTACTACAATCGCTACTGCTTGTCCATTCTGTATCACAATGATCACTGATGGTGTCAAAGCTGCGGAAAAAATTGATTCCGTAAAAGTAAAAGACATTGCGGAACTAGTCGCAGAAAACATCGACTAACAGTTAAAAAAGGGGAATTAGATGATAAATATCCTATTCCCCTTTTTTCGGTTCTTCATAAGTCCAAAAAAGTGTAACACCGGTTATTCTTTTTTGGACTTTGTATTTTTCATCAATCTATTTAAACTTTCTGTTATCATCCATTCTCTATTCATTTTTAGCTTATTTTTTCCTATTTCAGAAACCTTTGCAGATTCCAAAAAACAAACCATTCAACCGAACCCAGAAGATGGAATCACCATCATTGTTGAAAAAGGTCAAACCTTAAGTATCATCTCCAAAACCTATTTGGACGATCCTAGGAAATGGAAAGAACTTCTAAAATCTAACCAAATTGATAACCCAAACTTGATCATTCCTGGAATGAAGTTATGGATCCCAAAAAGTTTAGGGAAAAAACCACTTGCCGACTTACAACGGTTTACTGGTACTACAGAAGTTTTAAAACTCTCACAAAAACAAAATGATTGGGCAAAGGCAAAAAATGGCGAAGGACTTTATGCAAAGGATGAAGTGAGAACCTTACAGGAATCGGAAGCACAGTTTATTTTTTTATCTGGTTCTCGGTTTGAAATCACAGAAAATAGCCACGTCATTATGGAACGTGGAAAATCAGAAACAGAACCTGATGAAATTTTTTTAAGACAAGGTAGAATCCGTTCTCTGATTCCCAAAACCTCAAATCCTAACCAAAAGATGTTTTTACTCAAAACTGAATCTGCTGAATCTGTTGTCAAAGGAACAGATTTTTTAACGGAAGTGGACCAAAATGGAAATACCACTCTCAGTTGTTACGAAGGAAGTGTTGCGGTAACTGCGGAAAAAGTAACAGTTCTTGTTAACTCAGGGTATGCAACCTTTGTCGAAAAAGGAAAACCACCTTTAAAACCTTTCCCAGTTCCCAATCCTCCCATTCCAGAAAACAAATGAATTTCTGTTTTTTAAGGTTCCAATCTTCTCGATTCCGTATCCTTCTCATCTTTATCTGTTTCACACTCCACTTTCACTTACAGGCAAAACAAATCCAATTCGCACTGGTTCCAGATCGCGAAGACATCATCCAATATGAAATTGAACTTTGGAAAACAGATGAATTGGGAGGAGAAATTCCCTTTCGAGTATTGGCAAATCCAGGACCTGTAAGTTTATTCATTCCAGAAGGATATGAATTTTTCCGAATCAGAGCAATCGCCAAACGGAAGGTGCGAGGATTTTGGACAGAGTTGTACCAAGTGGCAGTGTTTGGCAAAAAACCAAAACCTGTTGCCAAACCGATCGCAAAAATCCCAGTGAAAACGGATGTCCTTGTTCCCATTGAGTCAAGTCAAGGTAAACCCGAGTTATTTCTCACAACCAATCAAATTACAATCGTTCCCACTTCCGTAGATAAAAAGATTCGTATCCAATACAGAATCAATGGTGGTCCTTGGCAAACGACAACATCTCCTCTTTTACGTTTTTCAAAAGACGGTCATTACCGTTTAGAATACAAAGTGACAAATGAAATTGGAGTTTCTGATGGGATGCAAGTTTGGGAATTTAAAGTGGATTCAAATCCACCAGTCACATCGATTTCTTTTTTAGAACCACCATTCCAAAAAAATGGAACTACATTTATCTCTTCGAAAAATGGATTATTACTCCGTTCCTCCGATGAAGGATCTGGTCTATCTAACATTCGGTACAGAACCACCTGTGGTACTGACCAAGTTTCCGATTACAATGTATGGTTAGAGTCTTCTTGGAAGGACATCCTTTCAGGTTGTGAAAAAAACATCCTCTTAGAAATCAGTGCTGTAGACCGCTTAGGGAATGAAGAAGTCCCAAAACAAATTTTCATTCAGACTCAAAAAAAGGCAGAGTAAATGAATTCTCTCCTCAATCGAATGCGGAGGATTGTTTCGAATTTTGTTTTTGCAGTACGGTCTTTATCCTTTGTTAAGCTCTTTTTTTCATTGGTTTTGTTCATCTTACTTCCTTATGCTTTACTCATTGGAAGAATGATTTATGTGGAATACAAAGAAGCTTTGGATTGGAACCAAAGGTTCCAGTTAATTCGCATTCAACTTTTAGCGATCGATATAGAAAATCAAATCAGAAATCACATTCAGAATGAATTTTCAAACCCAACAAGAGAATTAATCTCATTCAAACAATTTTCTGATTTAATTCAGTTTTGTTCGAATGATTTAGACTTGTTCCAAAAAAAATCTTCCTTCCAATTGATTTCTTGTACGCATTCAAATACAGTTTCTTCTTATTTTTTAATCACAGAGGAAGAAGGAATGTATCTCTATCCTACTGTATTCATTGAAGAATCATTACTTGATTCTTCTTTTAGTGATCCAAATGAAGGATTGTTTTTATTAAATCAAAATGGAAACTTTGGAATTTCAGGATTTATTGAAGATAATTTTTTAGTGTCTGAAGAGTGGAAAGAAAAAGCAAAATCTGCCTTACAATCAAATTCCAATTTACCAACGCTAAAAGAAGTCGAAAAAGATGATTTAGGTTTTTTTCTGGTTGGTGTTCCTCTTTATGGACTTCCGATCCACCTATTCGTTGTCAGTCCCATTGACCTAGTATTACAACCAATTCTCTCCTCTTTAAAAACCAATATCTCTACCTTGGTGGGTATATTATTCTTCACATTTCTTTTTTCCATCTTCATTTCACTGAGAGAAATTGAATCCAAACAAAAACTAAAATTAATCTTAAATGAATACCCTCATGCTGCGATTCTTTACGACTCCTTAGGAAATGTAATTCTCGAAAACCCATTCATTGAAGAAAAACTACAAGTATCAGATGTTTATATTTACCAAGAACCTTTAGTAAATTGGTTAAAAACAGAAGTATCTGAATTTTTAAGAGAGATCAAAGAACAAAATGACCGTACACAAGAATTACGAAAAGAGGAATTAGAAGTATTTGTCAGTGATGGATCTACCATACTCCTAGAAATCACCTACCAAATTTGGTTCTTAGAACAAAACAATCAATTCGCAAGTGGTGCTTTGATACTGGTACAAAATATAACGAAAAAAAGATTAGAATTTGAAAGAGAGATGGAATATGCAAAGGATTTGCAAAAAAAATACCTGCCATCTCGAATTCAAATGTTTCCAAAACTAGATTATGAAATCCTATATAGACCTCTCATCCAGGTTGGTGGTGATTATTATGATTATATTGATTTAGGAGAAAATCGATATATTTTTGCTTTAGGAGATGTAATTGGGCATGGAGTGAAAGCAGCCATGATGATGACTGTACTCAAAGTTTTATTCCATCAAATTGCAAAAACAGAAACAGATCCCAAAAATATTTTATTAAAAATGAATGAAGGTGTAAGCACTCACTTTCCAGACCCATATGCTTTTGTTCCCTTTCTGTTTTTACTATTTGATTTGAATCTAAATAAAGTTTTTTATGGAAACGCAGGCCACCCAGGAATGCTCCATTATTCCAATGGCAAATTCCATTGTTATGAAAAACTGAATCCTATGTTTGGGATGATACAGAAACTCAACCCAAGCATATTAGAATTTCCTATTATTACAAATGATCGATTTTATTTATTCACCGATGGTTTAAAAGATGTGGAAAATGGAAATCAGGAAAAATTGTGGGAAGCGGAATTACTCAAATTTTTTGGACAAATGGCAAGTAATCACATGTCATTCGTCAAACAAGAATTAGATTTTAAAATTCGATCTTACTCTGAAGGAAAAGAACTATTAGATGATATCACCTGGATTGGAATTGATATCATCTAATTAATTTTCTAGTGGTGGGTTGTCTAATAACTCTATACTTTCATTATTTTTATGGAAATAATTCATATCCCATTCCGTATCAAACAATAAAGCCATATTCCCGAATAAATCTTCGACCAAATTTGCATTTGATGGAATTTTTGGCCGGTCTTCTTTTTTTACCCAACGAGAAATTCCGTAAGGAAGGATGTTGATAGATGTATCGGCACCGTATTCATCCTTTAATCTTCTTTGGAACACTTCAAACTGTAATTTTCCCATAGCTCCAATAATTGGTACACCACCACCTATCGTTCGTGATGTGAATAAATGTAAAATTCCTTCTTCTGCTAATTGGTCCAAACCTTTTTTGAAAGATTTTAATTGTAAGGTATCCTTACAGGATATGGTTGCAAATAGTTCTGGAGCAAAACTTGGCAGTGGTCTAAGTGGTGGTGTATTTCCAGTTGAAAGTACGTCACCAATTTTATAGGTTCCTGGATTCACAAGACCGATGATGTCACCTGGGTATGCCAAATCGACAGTGTTTCTGTCTTGTCCAAAAAATGCAAAGCTAGAAGACAACTTCACTGGTTTGTCTAAACGGTTGTGATTTACGTTTAGTCCTCGTTCAAAAACACCAGAACAAATTCGTAAAAAAGCGATTCGGTCACGGTGCGCCTTATTCATGTTTGCTTGTACTTTGAACACAAATGCACTAAATGGAGCATTCACAGGATCTAAGTAATTTCCATCTCGTAGAGGAATATGATCAGGCCCTGGGGCTAATTCCAAAAATTTATTTAAAAATAACTCAATCCCAAAATTGTTTACTGCGGACCCAAAATACACAGGAGTTTCTTTTCCAAGTAAAAAAGAGTTTTTGTCTACTTGGCCAATGCCATTTTCCACGAGGTCAATTTGTTCGCGGAAAGCCTTTACAATTTCCTCATCGAACTGTTCGTCGAGACTCGGATCATTAGGCCCAGCCATTCGAAAACCAGCCTTTTGTTTTCCACCTGGGGTTCGATCAAAAAGATACAACTGTGCATCCCTCAAATCATAAACACCCTTAAAATCAAATCCTGTTCCGAGTGGCCAAACATCGGGAACTGCTTTGATTCCAAGAACCTTTTCGATTTCATCCAAAAGAGCGTATAAATCTTTTGTGGGTCTATCCATTTTATTGATGAAGGTGATGATGGGGATGCCTCGGTCTCGGCAAACTCGGAATAACTTGATGGTTTGTGGTTCGACCCCTTTTCCAGCATCTAACACCATGACAGCAGTATCTGCAGCCATTAGGGTTCTGTAGGTATCTTCTGAAAAGTCTTCGTGGCCTGGAGTGTCTAGTAAATTAAGAATGTGACCCTTGTATTCAAATTGTAAGGCAGCAGAGGTGATGGAAATCCCCCTTTCCTTTTCCATTGCCATCCAGTCAGAAGTAGCAGATTTACCTTCCTTTTTTGCCTTCACGGCCCCTGCGAGTTGGATCGCACCTCCGTAAAGGAGTAATTTTTCGGTGAGGGTTGTTTTTCCAGCGTCGGGGTGAGCGATGATCGCGAAGGTTTTCCGACGATTGACTTCTTTTTCAATGGTATCAGGGGACATAATGACTATTCCATATTGCCTAAATTGGCGATTCTGTCGAGAATAAAGAAGGTTCCTTTGCCCTTTCTCTGAGGAAGGGGTTGACTACAATATTATGTCCCATTATAATGGGGACAGAGGGGAAGTTTTTTGCGAAAGTTTGTATCCATCATCTTTCTTTTGGTTTGCACTCAAATCTTTCCTCTTGACTTTCCCAATTTTTCCTTAGGGGAAGAGAATGCCAAGGAAGAATTCAAACGTGGCCTTACCTATAAAAATTTAAGGGAATATTCCGCTGCGAAAGAACGTTTCCAAAAAGCGGTAAATTTAAAAAAGGATTTCCATCTTGCTCGTTTAGAACTTGCAAATAATTACTATTTGTTAGGTGAATGGGAAGAAGCCTTAGATGAATTAGAAATTTTAGCCACCAAAGCAAAAAATGACCTACTCATCACAAATAAAATTGAAACACTCCGACTAGCAATTGCAGGTGGTGTGACCGAAAAAGAAAAAATCTTCTTTAAAACCATTGAAGGTGATTCCATTCGTGGGTATCGATTTCGGAATCCAGTTGATATCACATTTGATGAAGATGGAAACTTTTATGTAGCTGGTTTCGATACATCGAATGTAATTAAGTTTAATGCGCAAGGTACTCCGATCTCCAACTGGAGAGGTGGAATCACAAGAAAACTGGAAAGACCAGTTTCATTAGTTTACCAAAACCAAAAAATCTATATCGCCGATTTTGCAAGGGATGAAGTATTAATTTTTGATTTAAATGGAAGTTATTTGGCAACTATTGGTGGACCTGGAAAAAATCCGGGCCAATTCAGAGGGCCTTCTTCCATTTGTTTTGATCCTTTAGGAAATTTATATGTTGCAGATTCTGGAAACGGTCGTATTCAAAAATTTAATGCGAGTGGACAATTTGTATTAGAAATCCTTGGGATTGGCAATTCCAAACTTGTGAATCCTTCTGGGATCACCATTGAGAATCAGAAAATCTATGTGGTCGATAAAGATAAGCTAAAGGTGTTTGTGTTTGATGGTGATGGCAATACCATTGAAACCATTTCCAAATCAGAATGGAAAAAACCTCGTAATATTCGAATTTTAGATAACCAAATTTTCCTAACTGATGAACTTACAGGGATTTGGACCTATTCGATGTTAAATGGAGATTGGAGACAACTCCCAAAATTCAGAGACAAAAATGGTGTTTATCGGGTTTTATACCGACCATTTGCAACGAACATGGATTCTACAGGAAGTTTGTATTTCGTTGATTTTGGAAAACATCGCGTTGATATTTTTTCCCAAAAAAATAATTTACTATCAAATCTTGACTTAAAAATCGAATCAATCGATACTTTCGATTTTCCCAACATTCATATTTACACTCGAGTTAAAAATAGAGGTGGGAAAGAGTTGGTTGGAATTGATCGATTGAGTTTTCGGATATTCGAAAACGACAATATGACTCCACTTTTCTCATTGGCTAACAAAAACAAAATTAATGAAAAATTAAACATTGCGATTGTTTATGAAAATAGTGAAAGTTTAAAAAAAGCGAAAACAAATTTAGAAGATGGTCTATTCCCACTCTTTCGATCTTTACATGATACTGACCATATAACACTTTACCGAGCCGGAAAAGATAGCCAGTTAATTTTACCTGATACAGTTTCACTCAGAGACATTCTGGCAAAAATTCGGGACAGCCAAGCAGAAGAAAAATTCAATTTTGGCAAAGCAAGTATTGCTGCGTTAAAAAAACTATCAATGGAGACGGGACCAAAAATCCTCGTCTACTTAGTTTCTAAAGAAGCAAAAGAAGAAAGTTTTTTGCAATACCAAAAATCCAGAATTGTATCTTACGCCAAGGCACATTCCATTCCTATTTATGTATTAACAACAAATTCCAATCCATCGTATGAAGAGTCTTGGTCCGATTTAACTGGGCCAAGTAATGGAAAATATATCTTTTTAGATGGTGAAGGAGAAGAACGAGATTTATACAAACTATTCAGATCTCATTTAGACTACCGGTATATTCTTTCCTATAAAACGGATACAAATCCTGAACTCATCAATCGATATATTAAAATTGGTATTGGTGTTGATCATAGAGGCGTAAAAGGAAGGGACGAAGGAGGTTATTTTGTTCCAGAACCTCGTTAAACAAACCAAGAAACACACCGTATTTGGGATTCTATTTCTTTTCACACAATTTGTTTTTGCAGAACCTAGTGCATTGGAAGACATTGCAGAAGCTAAAATATTCCAATCAAACAATAATTGCAGAAAAGCCATTCCACTCTACCAATCTGCATTACAAAAAAACAGAAATTCCATCGATGCAAAGTTAGGAATCGCTGATTGTAGTTTTTTATTGGGATCTTATAAAGAGAGTAAAAAGTTTTACTTAGATATTTTACAAAGAGATTCCAAATACATACCAGCAGTCACTGGTTTATCTGAAATTTATTTATTAGATGGTGAATATAAATTGGTAAATGATTTAATCCAACCTCTACTCACTGAATTTCCGAATCACACGGGACTAAGGATCACGGAAGCAAAAACTCTTTTAAAACAAGGCAAAACTGATTCAGCTCTTTACAAAATCAAATCACTTTCTGATAAATTAGGAGAACCTTCTGATTTACTAAGAATGTTATCTGAGTTGTATTTTTCTAAAAAACAATATGAGAATGCATTAGATACCATTGATTCTTATACAAAAAAAGAGCCAAATGATCCATCGGGATTTTCCTTTAAAGCAAAAGTTCTTTTGTATGAGAATTACTTTCAACCTAGAGCGTTAGTTGCCATTTTGCCGAATGTGAAAGAAACACTGGAAAATGCATTGAATTTGGATGAGAAAAACGAAGAAGCCAGATTCTATTTTGT
Protein-coding sequences here:
- a CDS encoding (Fe-S)-binding protein; translated protein: MDIGRILFHLLFTAFFVVANVVFVRAILYRLGLIFNGRPAFFNEDAKKNLNIGFRLKSFFLNVILQKKNFREPIRGIMHAFVFYGFIVYTIHTTSQMIAGVFGYAMEDPYQFALPNFLFGEAANHIYEQAVNYVSILVLTGLGFFAWRRWIKKAKGLDVHSPASAIVISMIATLMVTTLLGNGAKTVAATYYTHAGFIDGSIGKLWESVGVANSSADIVFQIMWWGHIITVFSFMLYVPTSKHAHLIFAPFNYFLATDTPKGQLSKLNLDDENAVWGSNRVEDFPWPNLLDGMSCIECGRCQVECPANRTGKVLNPKAIIVELKHQMLEKMPEVAAARAGKTPEEAAEAVAALDTGVINSHEGLSEEALWGCTTCYACVEACPVGNNQVNAIIEMRRHLVLAESKMSPELQKAFTNMENNSNPWGVGAHTRADWAEGLNVKVLSEAEDKNVDVLYWVGCAGAFDERNKKISRDFVKIMQKADVNFGILGTEEGCSGDSARRGGNEYLYQTLAQTNVDTINGYGIKKIVTACPHCYNTIKNEYPQFGGNFEVIHHSEYINQLSKEGKIDVKVADDANTGKYTYHDSCYIGRYNNNYDNPRDVVKKVSGGKIEEAVDHHSKGLCCGAGGAQYWMEEHVDESNPESMRVNSKRTGQLLDTGATTIATACPFCITMITDGVKAAEKIDSVKVKDIAELVAENID
- a CDS encoding FecR domain-containing protein; translation: MINILFPFFRFFISPKKCNTGYSFLDFVFFINLFKLSVIIHSLFIFSLFFPISETFADSKKQTIQPNPEDGITIIVEKGQTLSIISKTYLDDPRKWKELLKSNQIDNPNLIIPGMKLWIPKSLGKKPLADLQRFTGTTEVLKLSQKQNDWAKAKNGEGLYAKDEVRTLQESEAQFIFLSGSRFEITENSHVIMERGKSETEPDEIFLRQGRIRSLIPKTSNPNQKMFLLKTESAESVVKGTDFLTEVDQNGNTTLSCYEGSVAVTAEKVTVLVNSGYATFVEKGKPPLKPFPVPNPPIPENK
- a CDS encoding LBF_2017 N-terminal domain-containing protein, producing MNFCFLRFQSSRFRILLIFICFTLHFHLQAKQIQFALVPDREDIIQYEIELWKTDELGGEIPFRVLANPGPVSLFIPEGYEFFRIRAIAKRKVRGFWTELYQVAVFGKKPKPVAKPIAKIPVKTDVLVPIESSQGKPELFLTTNQITIVPTSVDKKIRIQYRINGGPWQTTTSPLLRFSKDGHYRLEYKVTNEIGVSDGMQVWEFKVDSNPPVTSISFLEPPFQKNGTTFISSKNGLLLRSSDEGSGLSNIRYRTTCGTDQVSDYNVWLESSWKDILSGCEKNILLEISAVDRLGNEEVPKQIFIQTQKKAE
- a CDS encoding PP2C family protein-serine/threonine phosphatase, encoding MNSLLNRMRRIVSNFVFAVRSLSFVKLFFSLVLFILLPYALLIGRMIYVEYKEALDWNQRFQLIRIQLLAIDIENQIRNHIQNEFSNPTRELISFKQFSDLIQFCSNDLDLFQKKSSFQLISCTHSNTVSSYFLITEEEGMYLYPTVFIEESLLDSSFSDPNEGLFLLNQNGNFGISGFIEDNFLVSEEWKEKAKSALQSNSNLPTLKEVEKDDLGFFLVGVPLYGLPIHLFVVSPIDLVLQPILSSLKTNISTLVGILFFTFLFSIFISLREIESKQKLKLILNEYPHAAILYDSLGNVILENPFIEEKLQVSDVYIYQEPLVNWLKTEVSEFLREIKEQNDRTQELRKEELEVFVSDGSTILLEITYQIWFLEQNNQFASGALILVQNITKKRLEFEREMEYAKDLQKKYLPSRIQMFPKLDYEILYRPLIQVGGDYYDYIDLGENRYIFALGDVIGHGVKAAMMMTVLKVLFHQIAKTETDPKNILLKMNEGVSTHFPDPYAFVPFLFLLFDLNLNKVFYGNAGHPGMLHYSNGKFHCYEKLNPMFGMIQKLNPSILEFPIITNDRFYLFTDGLKDVENGNQEKLWEAELLKFFGQMASNHMSFVKQELDFKIRSYSEGKELLDDITWIGIDII
- a CDS encoding peptide chain release factor 3, producing the protein MSPDTIEKEVNRRKTFAIIAHPDAGKTTLTEKLLLYGGAIQLAGAVKAKKEGKSATSDWMAMEKERGISITSAALQFEYKGHILNLLDTPGHEDFSEDTYRTLMAADTAVMVLDAGKGVEPQTIKLFRVCRDRGIPIITFINKMDRPTKDLYALLDEIEKVLGIKAVPDVWPLGTGFDFKGVYDLRDAQLYLFDRTPGGKQKAGFRMAGPNDPSLDEQFDEEIVKAFREQIDLVENGIGQVDKNSFLLGKETPVYFGSAVNNFGIELFLNKFLELAPGPDHIPLRDGNYLDPVNAPFSAFVFKVQANMNKAHRDRIAFLRICSGVFERGLNVNHNRLDKPVKLSSSFAFFGQDRNTVDLAYPGDIIGLVNPGTYKIGDVLSTGNTPPLRPLPSFAPELFATISCKDTLQLKSFKKGLDQLAEEGILHLFTSRTIGGGVPIIGAMGKLQFEVFQRRLKDEYGADTSINILPYGISRWVKKEDRPKIPSNANLVEDLFGNMALLFDTEWDMNYFHKNNESIELLDNPPLEN
- a CDS encoding 6-bladed beta-propeller, translating into MRKFVSIIFLLVCTQIFPLDFPNFSLGEENAKEEFKRGLTYKNLREYSAAKERFQKAVNLKKDFHLARLELANNYYLLGEWEEALDELEILATKAKNDLLITNKIETLRLAIAGGVTEKEKIFFKTIEGDSIRGYRFRNPVDITFDEDGNFYVAGFDTSNVIKFNAQGTPISNWRGGITRKLERPVSLVYQNQKIYIADFARDEVLIFDLNGSYLATIGGPGKNPGQFRGPSSICFDPLGNLYVADSGNGRIQKFNASGQFVLEILGIGNSKLVNPSGITIENQKIYVVDKDKLKVFVFDGDGNTIETISKSEWKKPRNIRILDNQIFLTDELTGIWTYSMLNGDWRQLPKFRDKNGVYRVLYRPFATNMDSTGSLYFVDFGKHRVDIFSQKNNLLSNLDLKIESIDTFDFPNIHIYTRVKNRGGKELVGIDRLSFRIFENDNMTPLFSLANKNKINEKLNIAIVYENSESLKKAKTNLEDGLFPLFRSLHDTDHITLYRAGKDSQLILPDTVSLRDILAKIRDSQAEEKFNFGKASIAALKKLSMETGPKILVYLVSKEAKEESFLQYQKSRIVSYAKAHSIPIYVLTTNSNPSYEESWSDLTGPSNGKYIFLDGEGEERDLYKLFRSHLDYRYILSYKTDTNPELINRYIKIGIGVDHRGVKGRDEGGYFVPEPR